One Setaria viridis chromosome 7, Setaria_viridis_v4.0, whole genome shotgun sequence genomic region harbors:
- the LOC117864227 gene encoding uncharacterized protein — protein sequence MPPKSKAAAAAAAAAAAAAEPVSVEDLFTSLHRHIQADEFTQAVNVADQVLKAAPGDDDAVRCKVVAHIKADEIDKALAAMRSAERLPIDLSYYKAYCYYRQNKLQEALDLLRGQEETAAVLQLESQILYRLGRMNDCINSYEKLQKFKIDSMDMKINIIAALVAAGRASEVQAAMKAQKVDLTTRALRDARSFELAYNSACSLIENKKYSEAKEQLDLSKRIGKEELMVEDYGEDEIEYELAPVSAQLAYVQQLQGQSQEAMQTYVNMVNRKSADSSSLAVATTNLISLKGTKDAADSLRKLDRLIEKSTAPNQLQLIENLDFKLSPRQKEAMYSARVLLLLHANKTDQAHELVSGLLGMFRDSVFTVLLQAAVHVKEKKVQKAEEVLSQYAEKHPENSTGVLLALAQIAANANHFQLAADSLSKIPEIHHMPATVATLVALKERLGDSNAAASVLDSAIQWWKNSMTGDNKLDVFTREAAAFKLSHGRDEEACLLYEELVKSHGSIEALAGLVVTSARTNLEKAEQYEKKLKPLPGLKGVNVEALEKTSGARHVEGPQDMKVDVPEEVKKQKAKKRKRKPKYPKGFDPANPGPPPDPERWLPRRERSSYRPKRKDKRAQVRGAQGAVTREIAATSGGGSSKGSQTTGSSKTPAANTDQSKASNKSRKKKSRS from the exons ATGCCGCCCAagtcgaaggcggcggcggcggcggcggcggcggcggccgcagccgcGGAGCCTGTCTCCGTCGAGGACCTCTTCACCTCGCTCCACCGCCACATCCAGGCCGACGAGTTCACCCAGGCCGTCAATGTTGCCGACCAAG TTCTCAAGGCGgcgccgggggacgacgacgctgTGCGATGCAAGGTGGTGGCACACATCAAGGCCGACGAGATCGACAAGGCGCTCGCCGCGATGCGCTCCGCCGAGCGCCTCCCCATCGACCTCAGCTACTACAAG GCCTACTGCTACTACAGGCAAAATAAACTGCAAGAAGCTCTGGATCTTTTAAGAGGTCAAGAAGAAACTGCAGCTGTTCTCCAgctggaatcccagattttgTACCGACTAGGAAGAATGAATGATTGCATAAATAGCTATGAGAAGCTTCAAAAATTTAAGATTGACTCTATGGATATGAAGATAAATATCATTGCTGCTCTGGTTGCTGCTGGAAGGGCTTCTGAGGTGCAGGCGGCTATGAAGGCGCAAAAGGTTGATCTTACCACGAGAGCACTCAGGGATGCTCGTAGCTTTGAGCTCGCATACAATTCTGCTTGCTCCTTGATAGAAAACAAGAAGTATTCAGAAGCTAAGGAGCAGTTGGACTTGTCTAAAAG AATTGGGAAAGAAGAGCTGATGGTGGAAGACTATGGTGAAGATGAGATTGAATATGAATTAGCTCCTGTATCTGCTCAGCTTGCGTATGTGCAGCAG CTACAAGGACAATCTCAAGAAGCTATGCAAACTTATGTTAATATGGTAAACAGGAAGTCAGCTGATTCATCATCACTTGCTGTGGCAACAACAAACCTTATTTCACTAAAAGGTACAAAAGATGCTGCAGATAGCTTGAGGAAGCTTGATCGACTTATTGAAAAATCTACTGCTCCAAACCAGTTGCAACTCATTGAAAACCTTGACTTCAAGTTATCCCCAAGGCAAAAAGAAGCTATGTATTCTGCCCGTGTTCTTTTACTCCTCCATGCAAATAAAACTGACCAG gcACATGAGTTGGTCAGTGGACTGCTTGGTATGTTTCGAGATAGTGTATTCACAGTTTTACTTCAAGCTGCTGTTcatgtgaaagaaaaaaaggttcAGAAAGCTGAAGAAGTTCTTAGCCAGTACGCTGAGAAGCATCCTGAGAATTCTACAGGGGTCCTCCTTGCACTCGCTCAAATTGCTGCTAATGCCAACCATTTTCAGCTTGCTGCTGACTCACTGTCCAAAATACCTGAAATCCATCACATGCCTGCAACAGTTGCTACACTGGTGGCTCTTAAAGAGCGCCTAGGTGACTCCAATGCTGCAGCTTCAGTACTTGATTCTGCTATCCAGTGGTGGAAGAATTCCATGACCGGGGATAATAAATTAGATGTGTTCACGCGGGAGGCTGCTGCGTTTAAGCTCAGTCATGGACGTGATGAAGAGGCTTGTCTGTTGTACGAGGAGCTTGTGAAGAGCCATGGCAGCATTGAAGCTTTGGCTGGGTTAGTAGTGACTTCAGCACGCACTAACCTGGAGAAGGCTGAACAATACGAGAAGAAGCTGAAGCCATTGCCAGGCCTCAAAGGAGTTAATGTTGAGGCCTTGGAGAAGACATCTGGTGCCAGGCATGTCGAAGGTCCCCAAGACATGAAGGTAGATGTTCCTGAGGAAGTGAAGAAGCAAAAGGCAAAGAAGAGGAAGCGGAAGCCTAAGTACCCGAAAGGCTTTGATCCGGCAAACCCAGGGCCGCCACCGGATCCTGAGAGATGGCTGCCTAGGAGAGAGCGATCCAGTTACCGTCCAAAGAGGAAGGATAAGAGGGCTCAGGTCAGAGGTGCTCAAGGAGCTGTTACTAGAGAGATAGCTGCTACCAGTGGTGGTGGTTCCTCGAAAGGAAGCCAAACTACCGGTTCATCGAAGACTCCAGCAGCAAACACTGATCAGTCAAAGGCTAGCAACAAAtccaggaagaagaagtcaaggTCTTAG